CGCTATCTCATGCGACGAAAGCGCTTGAGCCTCGCTCTTGGCAGAATGCGATGAGACTTTACAACGAAGCGTGCATCAGTTTCTGGAGCGATACGTAAATGTGCCAAAGAGTTCTCTTGAGAGCGGCAAAAGTACGTCGCATGCGCATGGTTGtcttatgagaatgagaatttatttgtctcagcgcaaaataaagagCGCGCGTGCATAAGGCCTGGTTGCGCGTTACCCAGCCTTTACCTTTCATTCACTCGTTTCtgtgaaaattattcaaatccgaaaaacacaatcgtaaattgaaaatttgtattgTTTTGTAAGATCCGTGAATCCATTTAAATCCGAAATTTCAAcccaaaacattttttaaaatttccgaaccATTCACAACAAATTTCTCCTTTGGTGTTCGTTAATTGTTTCTGCGATTACAATTtgtaaaatatcatttttacTGAACGAAAACTTCGATTTtgttcaaaaacatatttttgtgaTTAcgccagatctcgatgtttcatgcatttcaaagacattcggcatcaaacaaaatttttcaatttccgaaatctttaaattttttttgtttttttttgtaaaacaaatttatgtcgtgaaacagcagatctcgaggtttcataaatttttgaaaacatttcgagtgatgcttttgtattaAAAATTCGAATTCGTTTGAGATACAGAATGAAAAATTTCGCATTCGATTGGAATATTCCGATTCGATCGATTCAGAATCGGGGTAAACCATTGGTACAATTGCCCTACATTGTTCCCTTCAGAAACGTTATTGCCGCATTGGAGAGACAGTTTGTTTGTAAACAAGTTGTCTGCTATTGATGAGCCAGGACTTACCTAGGTACGATCAATTACCTGCAGTAACACTTGAGAAAATTGGTTTTACATTCGTTTTTGGAGTCTCGAAGATTTTCGGGATATGCACAGTCGACATTGCTGAAGACACTTACAGATGTCTGCCTTACCAGAGTGTTTAACGTGCGCGAAACAGATTCAACGCGATGAATCAATCGTCGTACATGATACTAAGACGGTTCAAGATGTACTCTACAAATACTTTTGGTTTGCTGTAAGTATCTTACTATCAAACGATCCAGCTTAACGGGTACAAATACAGCTCATTATCACCAGGAAGACGAAAGCCATGCTGCCATATTGTGTCAGCAATGTTGGGACAAGATTCATGAATTTCACCAATTCTACTGTGAAGTCGAACGAATACACGCACAACAGTTACAAACGATTCATTGGTTCAGCGTAAAGGAAGAACCGCTCGATGGGGATGATGTTTCATCTAGGAGTAGTGTCGAGGATACGAAAACAGACGATGTCGCATCGCTGAAATCCGAATCCATACAAACAACTACAATAAATCAAGATGAGTTTATTTCGAACGATTCAATGGCCGGTGACCTTAATGATAAAAATCGAAGAAAGTACCAGAAAAAGCGGATGCGAATATGTACAGGGAAAAGTTTAGGCCATTCTTCACAGGGCCATCAAAAGAAGTTGAACGAGGAGAAGTTCATATCACAGAACATGGATTTAGAGTGCGATACTTGTGCAGAAAAGTGTAGTTCCTTCCAAGAACTGCAGCTGCACTCTCTGGCCAGTCACGAGAAACGTGCGTATTTGTTCTGCTGTGGTCTTAAGTTCTGTCGAAGGCCACGACTGGTAGACCACATTcgatttcatctgaatccggagcAGTTTCGTTGCGTTATCTGCTCGAAACCGTTCCAAAGTACCGAAGCGCTCCAGCGGCACAAAGATAAGATGCACGCAGCGGACGAGGACAAAACATACCAATGTAGCATGTGTCCGAAGACGTACACGCGAAAACGGTTTTTAACAATCCATGAAAAGTATCATCGAATGTCGACGCAGAAATGGCGTTGCTCGAGCTGTAATAGACAATTCTCGTACGAATCATGTTTAAAGGACCATGAGCGGAAAGTGCACCAGAAGGAGTTCAAGTATGTGTGCCATATGTGTGCAAAAGGCTTTCAAATTTTAAGTATTTACAACAAGCATCTGGCAGAGCACGATGAAACTGCGGTGATAGACAAACCACCAAAGCAGCGAGTGCAATGTTTGGACTGTGGAGTTTGGTAAGGTTTTTTTGTAGGCAAGCTAATAGTAGATATTTACGTAGAATTACTTCAGGGTCAACAAGTATCATCTTCCTACACATAAACTGGGTCACTCAAGTGGCCAGCAAACATGCAAGTATTGTGGACAGCAATGCAAAAGTGTTCTAACGCTGAGGTATCACGAGGCTCAACACAGGAGAGGCGATTTTAGTTGTACAGTTTGTGGAAAAACTTTCAAGCAAGGAATCTCACTGAAGGTAGCTGTAGTAAAAATTCTTTGCTCTTCCTTGAATGCGTCCTTGTTTTTCAGGAACACATGGCATCTCACACGGGTGAAGTGCTGTACAGCTGTGATTTTTGCGACAAAACATTCAACTCGAGCGCAAATCGAGCTTCTCACAGAAAGAAAATGCACCCCAGGGAATGGCTGGAAGATAAGCTAAAGAAAAATCCTAGACTAGTTTTCGAACATCAATAACATAGTCAataaaatttcttcaaattatcgaCCGAATGGGACTAGatattttcactaatagagaaaTCCTTTGGTGTAAATTCTGTATTGACAGTGACACGAATTTTCGAAACCATGAATTTCGAAGAAACGTCGAATCTCTCATTTCAAACTGTGAACCTATATTCATTAATCCCGTTCTCATTCCACTTACCTCATGTTCCCGCACACCTACCGATCACTGTTCACCAAACCGCGCCGTTCCGCTAGCTGAGCATTGCGTAGCTGAAGCCACTCACGGGGATGCATCTTCTTTCGGTGGGAGAACATGTTCGCACTGGAATTAAACGTCCGGTCGCAAAAACTGCATGAATACAACGCGTCACCGGTGTGCGAAGCCATGTGTTCCCGCAGGGTGATTGGGCGTTTGAATGTTTTACCACATTCCTGGCAAATCAGACTTGACTCACCGTGCCGTAGCCGTTTGTGGCTAGCCAGAGCCTTTTTGTTCGGTGATGTATGTCCGCATAGATCGCAAGTAACCGGCGGTTGCTTGTGACGTCGTTTGTGATCGTTCAGATGAATTCGACTGCGGAACCACAATCGGCAGATATCGCACTGTACCCGCAGAGCAGCCGGGCTAAGTTCGTGCTCTTTCTTATGACGAAGGAATTCCGTTTTAGAG
This genomic window from Malaya genurostris strain Urasoe2022 chromosome 1, Malgen_1.1, whole genome shotgun sequence contains:
- the LOC131426066 gene encoding zinc finger protein 287-like isoform X1, giving the protein MSALPECLTCAKQIQRDESIVVHDTKTVQDVLYKYFWFAEDESHAAILCQQCWDKIHEFHQFYCEVERIHAQQLQTIHWFSVKEEPLDGDDVSSRSSVEDTKTDDVASLKSESIQTTTINQDEFISNDSMAGDLNDKNRRKYQKKRMRICTGKSLGHSSQGHQKKLNEEKFISQNMDLECDTCAEKCSSFQELQLHSLASHEKRAYLFCCGLKFCRRPRLVDHIRFHLNPEQFRCVICSKPFQSTEALQRHKDKMHAADEDKTYQCSMCPKTYTRKRFLTIHEKYHRMSTQKWRCSSCNRQFSYESCLKDHERKVHQKEFKYVCHMCAKGFQILSIYNKHLAEHDETAVIDKPPKQRVQCLDCGVWVNKYHLPTHKLGHSSGQQTCKYCGQQCKSVLTLRYHEAQHRRGDFSCTVCGKTFKQGISLKVAVVKILCSSLNASLFFRNTWHLTRVKCCTAVIFATKHSTRAQIELLTERKCTPGNGWKIS
- the LOC131426066 gene encoding transcription factor grauzone-like isoform X2, with the protein product MSALPECLTCAKQIQRDESIVVHDTKTVQDVLYKYFWFAEDESHAAILCQQCWDKIHEFHQFYCEVERIHAQQLQTIHWFSVKEEPLDGDDVSSRSSVEDTKTDDVASLKSESIQTTTINQDEFISNDSMAGDLNDKNRRKYQKKRMRICTGKSLGHSSQGHQKKLNEEKFISQNMDLECDTCAEKCSSFQELQLHSLASHEKRAYLFCCGLKFCRRPRLVDHIRFHLNPEQFRCVICSKPFQSTEALQRHKDKMHAADEDKTYQCSMCPKTYTRKRFLTIHEKYHRMSTQKWRCSSCNRQFSYESCLKDHERKVHQKEFKYVCHMCAKGFQILSIYNKHLAEHDETAVIDKPPKQRVQCLDCGVWVNKYHLPTHKLGHSSGQQTCKYCGQQCKSVLTLRYHEAQHRRGDFSCTVCGKTFKQGISLKEHMASHTGEVLYSCDFCDKTFNSSANRASHRKKMHPREWLEDKLKKNPRLVFEHQ